The Pirellulales bacterium genomic interval AGCGGCATGCGCGCGCCTTCGAAGACAGGATGGGCCGACCAGCCGGCCAATTGGCCCTGCCCCTTATGCCCGCGGCCTGACGTCTTGCCGCGCCCGGAGCCGGGGCCGCGGCCGATTCGCAGCCGCTTCTTGTGCTTATGAATTCCGCGATGGACATCGTGCAGGTTCATGTCAGCGAAACTCCCCGCAACCGCTCGACTTCGTGGCGAGTGCGCAATTGCTTGAGGGCGTCGAGTGTGGCCTTGACCAAATTAACCGGGTTGGTCGAGCCGTAGCACTTGGTGAGCAAATCGTGAATGCCGGCCGCTTCGCAGACGCTGCGGACGGCCGCCCCGGCAATCAGGCCCGTGCCCGGACTGGCAGGAATCAGCACGACGCTTCCCGCCCCAAAATGCCCCTTGACCGCGTGTGGAATCGTGCCCCCCTCGATCGGAATCTCGACTAAGCTGCGGCTGCCGTCTTTGACGGCCTTTTCCACGCTGGGCGGCACTTCATTGGCCTTTCCGTAGCCCCAGCCGACCTTGCCCCGGCCGTTGCCGACCACCACCATGGCCGCGAAGCTGAACCGCCGCCCTCCTTTCACGACCGCGGCGCAGCGCTTGATCTTGATTACCTTGTCGATGAGTTCTCCGCGGGTCGATTCGCCACGACCGGAATCACCGCGCCGCGAGTCACCGCGCCGGGAGCCACGCCGGGATTCGCCGCCAGATTCGCCGCCAGATTTGCCTTGACCGGATTCTTTCGCCACGGGAGCGATCTTTCACTAAAGGTGTAAGTGTTTCAAAAGCTGAGGCCCGATTTGCGGGCGGCTTCGGCCAGCGCGGCCACGCGGCCGTGAAACTGGAACGAGCGGCGGTCGAAGCAGACCTTAGTCACTCCGGCCGCGACCGCACGCTCGGCGACCGCCTTGCCGACCGCCTCGGCAGCGCCCTTATTGCCGCCATACTTCACCGACTCTCGCAATTGTTTGTCGCTGGTGCTGGCGGAAACCAAAGTGCGTCCGGCCGTATCGTCGATTACCTGGGCATAGATGTGCCGATGGGTGCGGAATACGCAGAGCCGGGGGCGCTCGGACGTTCCGCGAATGCGCTTGCTGACGCGGAAGCCCCGACGCAGCCTCTGATGGGCAATGGCCTTTTGATGGTTCATGGCACTAGTCGACCGCGGCGCGAACGCCGCGGCTAATAGGTCAAATCTCAGATCCAGATTTCGTACTTTGTACTTCGCCCTTCGTACATGCTTCGTGCTTACTTCGTAACCGTCTTGCCGGCCTTGCGGCGGACTTGCT includes:
- the rpsE gene encoding 30S ribosomal protein S5, with the protein product MDKVIKIKRCAAVVKGGRRFSFAAMVVVGNGRGKVGWGYGKANEVPPSVEKAVKDGSRSLVEIPIEGGTIPHAVKGHFGAGSVVLIPASPGTGLIAGAAVRSVCEAAGIHDLLTKCYGSTNPVNLVKATLDALKQLRTRHEVERLRGVSLT
- the rplR gene encoding 50S ribosomal protein L18, coding for MNHQKAIAHQRLRRGFRVSKRIRGTSERPRLCVFRTHRHIYAQVIDDTAGRTLVSASTSDKQLRESVKYGGNKGAAEAVGKAVAERAVAAGVTKVCFDRRSFQFHGRVAALAEAARKSGLSF